The following coding sequences lie in one Listeria ivanovii subsp. londoniensis genomic window:
- the essB gene encoding type VII secretion protein EssB, protein MNKTTEMDGTTYDFTYEDLVWSVTFPISKTHAKEVGQLELLEKPAAHFVPAKITSDSDSYTISYDIDKHTYGFEQIKKMEREDKLRALKNIADLSELLNTRYTFFLHPDNIIFDINLVPKIVHRGIKNILPPYELNEETFFKQYQCFVIAMFSKKYSFDNLYNGSLNSARGSHFEKSILDAKSIQDIATILEAAYVKESKTVQKNMTRVPKKKYGTFRGLAVGFIIVAVLLAIPVSYFAFVKVPLQNDLLTANENFLKTDYDKVITGLEDVEPDKMPQSVQYELAYSYVNGEKMSDKKKENIMRTISLKSDEKNLLYWIYNGRGEFNQSLDTAKLLDDPTLAMYSLTKQIEQVQSDTKMSGDEKVDKLKKLDDSLKEYSDQLNEQASETEASTNTEAK, encoded by the coding sequence ATGAATAAAACAACTGAAATGGACGGAACAACATACGATTTTACTTATGAGGATTTAGTTTGGAGCGTTACTTTTCCAATATCCAAAACACATGCCAAAGAAGTGGGACAACTGGAATTATTAGAAAAACCAGCTGCTCATTTCGTACCTGCCAAGATTACAAGTGATAGTGACTCTTACACCATTTCTTATGATATTGACAAGCATACATATGGGTTTGAGCAAATTAAAAAGATGGAACGGGAAGACAAATTACGCGCACTAAAAAATATTGCAGATTTAAGTGAGTTGCTAAATACGCGCTATACTTTCTTTTTGCACCCGGATAATATTATTTTTGATATAAATTTAGTCCCGAAAATAGTTCACCGAGGTATTAAAAATATTTTACCGCCATACGAGCTAAATGAAGAAACATTCTTTAAACAGTATCAATGTTTTGTCATTGCCATGTTTTCTAAAAAATATAGTTTTGATAATTTGTATAATGGCTCGCTAAACAGTGCGCGCGGCTCTCATTTTGAAAAAAGTATTTTAGATGCGAAATCGATTCAAGATATTGCTACTATTTTAGAAGCAGCTTATGTAAAAGAAAGTAAAACCGTTCAAAAAAATATGACACGTGTACCAAAGAAAAAATACGGAACATTCAGAGGCTTGGCTGTTGGTTTTATTATTGTTGCTGTACTATTAGCAATCCCTGTAAGCTACTTTGCATTTGTTAAAGTACCTCTTCAAAATGATTTGCTTACAGCTAATGAGAATTTCCTGAAAACCGACTACGATAAAGTTATTACTGGCTTAGAAGATGTAGAACCAGATAAAATGCCACAATCTGTCCAATACGAATTAGCATATTCCTACGTAAACGGCGAAAAAATGAGTGATAAAAAGAAAGAAAATATTATGCGTACAATTAGCTTGAAATCAGATGAAAAGAATTTACTTTACTGGATTTATAATGGTCGTGGTGAATTTAACCAATCACTAGATACTGCCAAACTTCTTGATGATCCGACACTTGCGATGTACAGCTTGACGAAACAAATCGAACAAGTGCAAAGTGATACAAAAATGAGTGGCGATGAAAAAGTCGATAAACTGAAAAAACTAGATGATAGTTTGAAAGAATATAGTGACCAACTGAACGAACAAGCAAGTGAAACAGAAGCATCAACAAATACAGAAGCAAAATAA
- the rplI gene encoding 50S ribosomal protein L9: MKVIFLKDVKGKGKKGETKNVADGYANNFLIKNGYAVEASNGALSTLSAQKKKEDKLAAEELAEAKALKEKMEKLTVELKAKSGEGGRLFGSITSKQIAQTLEKTHGIKIDKRKMDLPEAIRALGHTKVPVKLHHEVTATLDVHVSEE; encoded by the coding sequence ATGAAAGTTATTTTCTTGAAAGACGTAAAAGGTAAAGGTAAAAAAGGTGAAACAAAAAATGTTGCTGATGGTTATGCAAACAATTTTTTAATTAAAAATGGCTATGCTGTTGAGGCTAGTAATGGGGCTTTAAGCACACTTTCTGCTCAAAAGAAAAAAGAAGATAAATTAGCAGCAGAAGAACTAGCTGAAGCGAAAGCGTTAAAAGAAAAAATGGAAAAATTAACAGTGGAATTAAAAGCGAAATCCGGTGAAGGTGGCAGATTGTTTGGTTCGATTACTTCTAAACAAATTGCTCAAACGCTTGAAAAAACACATGGTATTAAAATAGACAAACGTAAAATGGACTTGCCAGAAGCAATTCGAGCTTTAGGGCATACGAAAGTTCCTGTGAAGCTACATCACGAAGTAACAGCAACACTGGATGTACATGTTAGCGAAGAATAA
- a CDS encoding EsaB/YukD family protein, protein MAKDTHMNVTVDFTNWGAGKYDLRIPVHQPIKALIINLAETLKIEYKDVSKCTIKTTNKAILLSDDDKLTNFQIADGDILEIL, encoded by the coding sequence ATGGCTAAAGATACACATATGAATGTAACAGTTGACTTTACGAATTGGGGCGCAGGTAAATATGACCTGCGAATCCCCGTCCATCAACCAATTAAAGCACTCATTATTAATTTGGCGGAAACACTAAAGATTGAGTATAAAGATGTATCGAAATGCACCATAAAAACGACAAACAAAGCAATACTACTAAGCGATGATGATAAACTAACTAATTTTCAAATTGCTGACGGCGATATTTTAGAAATTTTATAG
- the essA gene encoding type VII secretion protein EssA produces MKFKVAVLLLLVCFAYAPGALAVESDSYLENNGKLDIKTDRLQKTAEEKTKELKDTQETELDKNGLPLFTDEMDKKIKKQKATEKAEYEKIKDSLFEEEPTAGKTVQTTKEKLFTDSYSTEADEMADVKVMDSEEETKKTKQKTVGGAIAGTLIALAGGIYVAARNVFE; encoded by the coding sequence ATGAAATTTAAAGTAGCGGTTTTACTTCTTTTAGTTTGTTTCGCATATGCTCCAGGAGCGCTTGCAGTAGAATCGGATAGTTATCTCGAAAACAACGGAAAATTAGACATTAAAACCGATCGACTACAAAAAACAGCAGAAGAAAAAACGAAAGAACTAAAAGATACCCAAGAAACGGAGCTTGATAAAAACGGGCTACCACTTTTTACAGATGAAATGGATAAGAAAATAAAGAAACAAAAAGCAACAGAAAAAGCGGAGTATGAAAAAATTAAGGACTCTCTCTTTGAAGAAGAGCCTACCGCTGGAAAAACAGTACAAACGACGAAAGAAAAACTATTTACAGATAGCTATTCAACAGAAGCAGATGAGATGGCTGATGTAAAAGTGATGGATTCAGAAGAAGAAACAAAAAAAACAAAGCAGAAAACGGTTGGCGGAGCGATTGCAGGAACACTGATAGCATTAGCAGGTGGAATTTATGTGGCTGCGCGAAATGTGTTCGAATAG
- the dnaB gene encoding replicative DNA helicase, which translates to MDNNFQDRTPPQNIEAEQAVLGAIFLEPNALITASEILMPDDFYRTGHQLIFETMLDLNDHGKAVDVLTVYEALAAKGNLEDVGGLPYLTELSGAVPTAANLEYYAHIIEDKALLRRLIRTATQIATDGYSREDELDMLMDEAEKSILEVSQRKNVGAFKNIKDVLVKTYDDIEILHNRKGDITGIPTGFNELDKMTAGFQRNDLIIVAARPSVGKTAFALNIAQNVATKTDENVAIFSLEMGAEQLVMRMLCAEGNINAQNLRTGALTSDDWQKLTIAMGTLSNSGIYIDDTPGVRVNEIRSKCRRLKQETGLGMIVIDYLQLIAGSGRGGENRQQEVSEISRSLKALARELEVPVIALSQLSRSVEQRQDKRPMMSDIRESGSIEQDADIVAFLYREDYYDREGENDGTIEIIIAKQRNGPVGDVKLAFVKEYNKFVNLEVRYDDAMA; encoded by the coding sequence GTGGATAATAATTTCCAGGACAGAACACCACCACAAAATATTGAAGCCGAACAAGCTGTACTGGGCGCGATATTTCTTGAGCCTAATGCGCTGATTACTGCTTCTGAAATTTTAATGCCGGATGATTTTTATCGAACTGGTCATCAATTAATTTTCGAAACGATGCTTGATTTGAATGACCACGGGAAGGCTGTCGACGTATTAACCGTTTATGAGGCGCTTGCTGCGAAAGGTAATTTGGAAGATGTAGGTGGCTTACCTTATTTGACGGAATTATCCGGAGCTGTGCCAACTGCGGCAAACTTAGAATACTATGCGCATATTATCGAGGACAAGGCGCTTTTAAGACGATTAATTCGAACTGCTACCCAAATCGCTACAGATGGCTATTCGCGCGAAGACGAGCTGGATATGCTGATGGACGAGGCGGAAAAGAGCATCTTGGAAGTTTCGCAACGAAAAAATGTTGGAGCTTTCAAGAATATTAAAGATGTTTTGGTTAAAACCTATGATGATATTGAAATTTTACACAATCGCAAAGGTGATATTACTGGTATTCCTACAGGGTTTAATGAGCTGGATAAGATGACAGCCGGATTTCAGCGCAATGATTTGATTATTGTTGCGGCGCGTCCTTCTGTTGGTAAAACGGCCTTCGCGTTAAATATCGCTCAAAATGTAGCGACCAAAACTGATGAGAATGTGGCTATTTTCAGTCTCGAAATGGGTGCGGAACAACTTGTTATGCGGATGCTTTGTGCAGAAGGTAATATTAATGCACAGAACTTACGGACAGGTGCCTTGACAAGTGATGATTGGCAAAAGCTAACCATTGCGATGGGGACACTTTCTAACTCGGGGATTTATATTGATGATACCCCTGGTGTTCGTGTGAATGAGATTCGTTCCAAATGTCGTCGCTTAAAACAAGAAACAGGTCTTGGCATGATCGTAATCGACTACTTGCAACTAATTGCTGGGAGTGGTCGTGGTGGTGAGAATAGACAACAAGAGGTTTCCGAGATTTCCCGCTCGTTAAAAGCTTTAGCACGGGAGCTTGAAGTACCTGTAATTGCACTTTCGCAGTTATCTCGTAGTGTAGAGCAACGTCAAGATAAACGACCAATGATGTCGGATATTCGTGAATCTGGTTCGATTGAGCAAGATGCCGATATCGTTGCCTTTTTATACCGGGAAGACTATTATGACCGGGAAGGCGAAAATGATGGCACAATTGAGATTATTATAGCAAAACAACGTAATGGTCCGGTTGGTGACGTTAAGCTTGCTTTTGTGAAAGAGTACAATAAGTTTGTGAATTTAGAAGTGCGTTATGATGACGCGATGGCTTAA
- a CDS encoding WXG100 family type VII secretion target yields MSGQIRMSPSELRDRAKTYGQSGRDIEDILSRLSQLQEQLRSEWEGQAFARFDEQFEQLRPKVTEFANLMDQINAQLEKTANAVEEHDQQLSQNFGF; encoded by the coding sequence ATGTCAGGTCAAATTCGTATGAGTCCAAGCGAGCTACGTGATCGCGCTAAAACTTACGGTCAAAGTGGTAGAGACATTGAAGATATTTTAAGCCGTTTAAGCCAATTGCAAGAGCAACTTCGAAGCGAATGGGAAGGTCAAGCTTTTGCTCGTTTTGATGAGCAGTTTGAACAGTTAAGACCAAAAGTAACGGAATTTGCGAACCTAATGGATCAAATTAATGCTCAACTTGAGAAAACAGCTAATGCAGTTGAAGAGCATGATCAACAACTTTCTCAAAACTTTGGATTCTAA
- the esaA gene encoding type VII secretion protein EsaA, with translation MKKVKWSILLFLVLAIFLSAGITYLALNQGTKKEADEDGVEKAHKMTIALVNEDQGDKFQGKQVEFGNQFVKSIEKDDQHEWYVVSRGVAESGLKRDVYNMMIVIPSDFSEKALSMTSDNPEKVTISYKVNDVGNSDLKAEAEKTAANVLEDFNKRIIDVYFASILTTLQEAQDNIGTLVKAEKEYNGVYDEDVNNPLSNYTKQFKTVQDYTGTSKESFQGFQDIMKEFEESLNNSKKENAEYMKSMDAFVKTQEDNVPFAESFTEDLHKFDGSLSADDIRNQTAALEQANDQMTTEFQVLNDSNTLLSQTQGLQNYIADVNARIDALDAEINGTLNDDFRTAVYNDLLRILQTNEYSEELNEIDLKDLTGEDINDGFNKRLVKAIKALPTYNSQQLAELGLDEAMYKNVIELSKEYYYGHRSAFGEDFQFKTDEKTLPTDTIKSNTINNLKNNGIALESTAYTLPVSEYTSEIFLTLDEKFSFSNVVCTISAEGQSELVTQEPYGANGIKLTLPASTTPVDIKITGLAKLNEGQTVPLSGAVNWNATLQQYEKQDSNELPVIPTEDTETGDGTNPDDGTDPDSGTETPDEDAKVRKEVEPINVIEPTYLSETDSSVKAIANTVKDYYKLQVLFDLFYGIDANNTEQMPDFSKSGVTLENVAKTTSYYYIFNKEDIIGSFVNLTTDRFVADYTKEIKAFEQRIADYKSVMAEAANRSEDVTARLTETSQEAVNLNTNLALTLENLESWRSASNDLIDQNDVVVEKSNEEGTIALQLDSDFANLLAESESLAGTSEGNLKSAEVVYKTFDAIDNEAKGIQKSGETLVSEAANLSDDLEEKLKDDQTFQKNFAKVMDNSRVGDRQNENLYSFLSNPVDKMNAGTIVAGDKSIPYFIILICTILAIFTSYVISHQEKKRVQLNDFEKDMPIVFKNIPITFLTAGVALIEGLIVGAVSGYIIEIGNIGMFLWIGLCVLIMLTLVLGFSYLLRQLNMIGMSIILLILSLYLFLTDAVGLNIDNESVFATFRNYSPLQYMEQLLNGVISMEQDYIIIVYSLIGAAVLFTALNLFVWHRSKDGEEEEEQSDEI, from the coding sequence ATGAAGAAAGTAAAATGGAGTATTTTACTCTTTTTAGTCTTGGCGATTTTTTTATCGGCGGGGATTACCTATTTAGCCTTAAATCAAGGGACGAAAAAAGAGGCAGATGAAGATGGAGTAGAAAAAGCACATAAGATGACGATTGCCCTTGTGAATGAGGATCAAGGTGACAAGTTCCAAGGAAAACAAGTAGAATTTGGAAATCAATTTGTTAAAAGTATTGAAAAAGATGATCAACATGAATGGTACGTTGTAAGTCGCGGAGTTGCAGAAAGTGGCTTAAAACGAGATGTATACAATATGATGATAGTTATTCCAAGTGACTTTTCTGAAAAAGCATTATCAATGACGTCCGATAACCCAGAAAAAGTGACAATTAGCTACAAAGTAAATGATGTAGGGAATAGCGATTTGAAAGCAGAGGCTGAGAAAACAGCAGCTAATGTATTGGAAGATTTCAACAAACGGATAATTGATGTTTATTTTGCGAGCATTCTAACAACCTTACAAGAAGCGCAAGATAATATTGGTACGTTAGTCAAAGCAGAAAAAGAATATAATGGTGTTTATGATGAAGATGTAAATAACCCGCTATCGAATTATACAAAGCAATTTAAAACCGTACAGGACTACACTGGGACATCCAAAGAGAGCTTCCAAGGTTTCCAGGATATTATGAAAGAATTTGAAGAAAGCTTAAATAATTCTAAAAAAGAAAATGCAGAATATATGAAGAGTATGGACGCTTTCGTAAAAACTCAAGAAGACAATGTTCCGTTTGCAGAAAGTTTTACAGAAGACTTGCACAAATTTGATGGTTCCCTTTCGGCGGATGATATTAGAAATCAAACAGCAGCATTAGAACAAGCAAACGATCAAATGACAACGGAATTTCAAGTCTTAAATGATAGCAATACACTTTTGTCCCAAACACAAGGTTTACAAAACTATATTGCAGATGTAAATGCGAGAATTGATGCGCTGGATGCGGAAATTAATGGAACGCTAAATGACGATTTTCGAACAGCCGTTTATAATGACTTATTGCGGATTTTACAAACAAATGAGTACTCAGAAGAATTAAATGAAATAGATTTAAAAGATTTGACTGGAGAAGATATAAATGATGGTTTTAACAAACGACTTGTAAAAGCCATCAAAGCTTTACCAACCTATAACTCGCAGCAATTAGCGGAACTTGGATTAGATGAAGCGATGTACAAAAATGTGATAGAGCTATCCAAAGAATATTACTATGGCCATCGAAGCGCATTTGGTGAAGATTTCCAGTTTAAAACAGACGAAAAAACGCTACCGACAGACACAATTAAAAGTAACACAATCAATAATCTGAAAAATAACGGAATAGCATTAGAAAGTACAGCATACACTTTACCAGTGAGCGAGTATACATCGGAAATATTCCTTACTTTAGATGAGAAATTTTCATTTAGTAATGTTGTTTGTACGATAAGTGCAGAAGGGCAATCGGAGTTAGTTACACAGGAGCCGTATGGAGCTAATGGAATAAAATTAACTTTACCAGCCTCAACGACCCCGGTTGACATTAAAATAACTGGACTTGCGAAATTAAATGAGGGTCAAACAGTTCCTCTTTCCGGAGCTGTGAACTGGAATGCGACTTTACAGCAATACGAAAAGCAAGATTCGAATGAGCTTCCAGTAATTCCAACTGAAGACACTGAAACAGGTGATGGTACTAATCCAGACGATGGTACTGATCCGGATTCCGGGACTGAAACGCCAGATGAAGATGCTAAAGTTAGAAAAGAAGTTGAGCCTATTAATGTAATTGAGCCAACATATCTTAGCGAAACTGATTCATCAGTGAAAGCAATAGCTAATACGGTAAAAGATTATTACAAATTACAAGTACTGTTTGATTTGTTTTACGGAATAGATGCGAATAATACAGAGCAAATGCCAGATTTCAGTAAATCAGGTGTTACGTTGGAAAATGTTGCTAAGACTACTTCCTATTACTACATTTTTAATAAAGAAGATATTATAGGTAGTTTTGTTAATCTAACAACAGATCGCTTTGTAGCAGATTACACGAAAGAGATAAAAGCTTTTGAACAGCGAATTGCAGATTATAAATCAGTGATGGCGGAAGCGGCAAATAGATCAGAAGACGTTACTGCAAGGCTAACGGAGACAAGTCAAGAAGCGGTTAACTTAAATACAAACTTAGCACTAACACTTGAAAATCTTGAATCATGGAGAAGTGCAAGCAATGATTTAATTGATCAAAATGATGTTGTTGTAGAGAAATCAAATGAAGAAGGAACGATTGCACTGCAACTAGACTCTGATTTTGCTAATTTGCTTGCAGAAAGTGAGTCGCTAGCGGGAACTTCGGAAGGTAATTTGAAATCTGCGGAAGTGGTTTATAAAACGTTTGATGCGATTGATAACGAGGCAAAAGGTATCCAAAAAAGTGGAGAAACGCTCGTATCAGAAGCAGCAAATTTATCAGATGACTTAGAAGAAAAACTAAAAGATGATCAAACTTTCCAAAAGAACTTTGCAAAAGTCATGGACAATAGTCGAGTTGGCGATAGACAGAACGAAAATCTATATAGTTTCTTAAGTAATCCAGTAGATAAAATGAATGCCGGAACTATTGTTGCGGGAGACAAATCTATACCATACTTTATTATCTTGATTTGTACTATCTTGGCAATCTTCACTAGTTATGTTATATCGCATCAAGAGAAGAAACGAGTGCAATTAAATGATTTTGAAAAAGATATGCCCATTGTCTTTAAAAATATTCCAATTACATTCCTAACAGCCGGGGTAGCGCTTATTGAAGGATTAATTGTTGGCGCTGTTTCAGGATATATAATCGAAATCGGAAATATCGGGATGTTCTTATGGATAGGGTTATGTGTATTAATTATGTTGACGCTAGTATTAGGCTTTTCCTATCTTTTACGTCAATTGAATATGATTGGTATGTCGATTATCTTGTTGATTTTAAGTCTATATTTATTCTTAACAGATGCAGTTGGACTTAACATTGATAATGAGTCTGTTTTTGCGACATTTAGAAATTATTCCCCATTACAATATATGGAGCAGCTGCTGAATGGTGTTATTAGCATGGAGCAAGACTACATCATTATTGTGTATAGTTTAATCGGTGCAGCTGTCTTGTTTACAGCACTTAACTTATTTGTATGGCATCGGTCTAAAGATGGCGAAGAAGAGGAGGAGCAATCAGATGAAATTTAA
- a CDS encoding adenylosuccinate synthase, whose protein sequence is MSSVVVVGTQWGDEGKGKITDFLSENAEAIARYQGGNNAGHTIKFDGETYKLHLIPSGIFYKEKISVIGNGMVVDPKALVEELKYLHDKGVDTSNLRISNRAHIILPYHIRIDEADEERKGANKIGTTKKGIGPAYMDKAARVGIRIIDLLDKETFKEKLVHNLGEKNRLLERFYELEGFKLEDILEEYYEYGQQFKDYVCDTSVVLNDALDDGKRVLFEGAQGVMLDIDQGTYPFVTSSNPIAGGVTIGSGVGPSKINHVVGVAKAYTTRVGDGPFPTELFDATGDNIREVGREYGTTTGRPRRVGWFDSVVVRHARRVSGLTDLSLTLLDVLTGIETLKICVAYKLDGKTITEFPASLKDLARCEPVYEELPGWTEDITDVSSLDDLPANCRHYMERIAQLTGVQVSMFSVGPDRSQTHVVKSVWRLA, encoded by the coding sequence ATGTCTTCAGTTGTTGTAGTAGGAACACAGTGGGGCGATGAAGGAAAAGGGAAGATTACGGATTTTCTTTCCGAGAATGCAGAAGCGATTGCTAGATATCAAGGTGGGAATAATGCGGGTCATACAATCAAGTTTGATGGCGAAACGTATAAATTACACTTAATTCCATCCGGTATTTTTTACAAAGAGAAAATTAGTGTAATTGGGAATGGTATGGTTGTTGATCCAAAGGCGTTAGTGGAGGAATTAAAATATCTTCATGATAAAGGTGTGGATACTTCTAATCTGCGTATCTCTAATCGGGCGCATATTATTTTACCGTATCATATTCGCATTGATGAAGCAGATGAAGAACGTAAAGGTGCGAATAAAATCGGTACAACGAAAAAAGGAATTGGCCCAGCTTACATGGACAAAGCAGCTCGTGTCGGGATTCGGATTATCGATTTACTAGATAAAGAAACATTTAAAGAGAAATTAGTGCATAACCTTGGCGAGAAAAATCGCTTATTAGAGCGCTTTTATGAGTTAGAAGGTTTCAAATTAGAAGATATTTTAGAAGAGTATTACGAATATGGTCAACAATTTAAAGACTATGTTTGCGATACATCGGTTGTTTTAAATGATGCACTTGATGATGGGAAACGCGTTTTATTTGAAGGCGCACAAGGGGTTATGCTTGATATTGATCAAGGAACCTATCCATTTGTAACTTCAAGTAACCCAATTGCTGGTGGTGTTACTATTGGTAGTGGCGTTGGTCCATCAAAAATCAATCATGTTGTTGGTGTAGCAAAAGCTTATACAACTCGTGTTGGTGATGGTCCTTTCCCAACAGAATTATTTGATGCAACGGGTGATAATATTCGTGAAGTTGGTCGTGAATATGGAACAACTACTGGGCGTCCGCGTCGTGTTGGTTGGTTCGACAGTGTAGTTGTTCGTCATGCTCGTCGCGTTAGTGGCTTGACGGACTTATCGCTTACTTTGTTAGATGTGCTTACAGGGATTGAAACACTGAAAATCTGTGTAGCGTACAAATTAGACGGAAAAACGATTACTGAATTTCCAGCTAGCCTAAAAGATTTAGCTCGCTGCGAACCAGTTTATGAAGAATTACCTGGTTGGACAGAAGATATTACTGATGTTAGCTCACTAGATGACCTTCCAGCGAATTGTCGCCATTACATGGAACGTATTGCACAATTAACAGGCGTGCAAGTTTCGATGTTCTCTGTGGGGCCGGATCGCTCGCAAACGCATGTTGTAAAAAGTGTGTGGCGTTTAGCTTAA